The sequence AATACCTATAGAATTTGGGAGCTTGGAGGGAATTATTTAACTTTGTTACTTGGAAAAAAGAAAGCAATGTTAATTGATACTGGTTTTGGATTTTATAATTCAAAGGAAATTATAGAAAAAATTACAGATTTACCACTTATTGTCGTTAATAGCCATGGTCATCTTGATCATACTGGTGGTAATTATTTATATGATGAGATATATCTTCATCACGATGATCTTAAAACTTATTCCCATTATCAAAAAGAAAAGGGATTAATGATAGATACTATGAAAAAAAGATTTGATAAGTTAAAGAAGGATTATGTTTGGCCTGAAAATTTTAGTAAAGATGAGTATGTTTCTCAAAAAACTAAGAAATTTATCTTTATGAAGGATGTTGAAAAGTTTGATTTAGGAGATAGAATTATAGAATTTACTAAAGTTCCTGGTCATACTCTTGGACAAATGGTTGCCTTTGACTATAATACTGGAATATTATTTTCAAGTGACGCTGTGGCTTCTAATCTTTGGATATATTATGATGAGGGAGTTTCTTTAATTGATTATTGTGAAAACATAGAAAAATTAAAAAAATATCCAATTAAATATATTTTAAGTGGACATCTTGATACTAAATTTCCAAGAAGAATAATAGATGCTCTTCAAGCTACTATTAAAGCTAGAAGCGCTGCTAAGAGTCGTGTATTTATTCATCCAAGAAATAAACATAAAGCTTTATTATTTAAATATAATACTGAAAACATCAAAAACTTTGAGAAAATAGATAAGATTCAAAATATGAACTTAATTTATGCTCCCAGTTTATCAACTGATTAATAAAAAAGGAATCCTAAGGATTCCTTTATTTTTTTTCTATGATTTTACCATTCTCTAAATATATAATTTTATCTGCTATACTTGTATCTG is a genomic window of Fusobacterium sp. JB019 containing:
- a CDS encoding MBL fold metallo-hydrolase — encoded protein: MDTKETFKVTQIEKNTYRIWELGGNYLTLLLGKKKAMLIDTGFGFYNSKEIIEKITDLPLIVVNSHGHLDHTGGNYLYDEIYLHHDDLKTYSHYQKEKGLMIDTMKKRFDKLKKDYVWPENFSKDEYVSQKTKKFIFMKDVEKFDLGDRIIEFTKVPGHTLGQMVAFDYNTGILFSSDAVASNLWIYYDEGVSLIDYCENIEKLKKYPIKYILSGHLDTKFPRRIIDALQATIKARSAAKSRVFIHPRNKHKALLFKYNTENIKNFEKIDKIQNMNLIYAPSLSTD